The sequence GAATTCACCTTAATATTTTGTCATCCACCTGAATCGACCTTCATCCACTCTAATTCGTCTAGACTTCTATAgtacaccttaatccactttaatccaccttgatCCTCAATACATCTTAATCCACCCTAACCAAATCAATAATCAATCATaaactttgctaatcattaatcatctcttatacatggCTCGACATGCCTTGGTTCCCTCCTGGCGTTCCTTGGGTCACGCAGTAATTTTTGCGTCTAATGACGCGACCTTGAAACGCAGAGGTCTTAGGCTATACGCCTTAAAGTTAGTGGGCAGGAAGAGATAGCGAGTAATCCACAACAGATGCCAGATCAGAAATCCTTTTTCTAAAATATTAGCAGTCTTATGTGGTCACTGTTTTTCTTTAGACGTTGAATTGACCGCAGCGCACAGAACAATCGGCACTGCATTTGACTTGACGATTAAGGCACAGATGTATGCAACTGCACATCCCCACGCAGCCACTAGGTTAAATACTTAGACAGGTTATAGCTACTTGGTCACACGCGGCCATTCCTGATGTTTCGTTTCCTGCGTAGGGTTTGGTTCCAGGTAGGACTTTCGGTTCCGATTCCTGCAGCAGTGCACTTCTTCCCGGGTGACCAGTACGACGGTATGCAGCAAAATTTTGTTTATCTTGAGTTCTTCTGCGTCACGTACACATTAACGGTGCCAGCACGCCTTGTCTTCTACTTCTTCTACTTCAAGCTGAGTAAGAGAAATACTATTTTAATTTTGTCCGTGTTTATCTCCTCACCATGAAAACCAAACATTATTAGCACCTATGCTCTAATATACCCTATACTTGATATTAACTATGTGTAATGAATTATTATCTCAATCTTAATTTATAAAATGCAATTTGAGCTTTCTTCCATCTTTGCATACTGCAGCCCGATTCATCGCTGCTCCCCCGTAGTGGGTAACCCCATAACAATAGGTACTGAAGCAAGCCAAattaatttcaagctcaggatCTATTGTCCAGGCAATATCGTgtttaatgctattagcattaTTTGGCAACTTCGGCCGTTTTTGAACCCACCTGCAAATCCTACAGCGTTTGGCGCCAAAAGAATGAAGAACATCGGCACCATAGCGGTCCTTTTCGAGGAGTGCAGGGTGCCCAATTTCGTCTCGTACGGCGGCACTATCGTCACGTGCAATTTATTTCGCAAGCGAAtggacgtgtgttacagctgcgttacatgactaataaaataaataaataaataaataatgctttactcactcactcgtcATCTGAATGTCATCACCCCATCGTTGTCGCGCCTTTTACGTCGACCCGGTAGTCCAAGTTGTCTGACAGCTTAAGCCACTAATGTGCGCGCGTGGGCGTGACGCCATCGTGGTGCTTTCACCGTCGTCATTCCAAGTTTGTCTTCCAGCACCCGAAATGCCGTCATCTTcctaccatcgtcgtcatactgtcgtcgttcAATCGTGATTAAACCACTGttgtcagacagtcgctatcacaCACCAGTTGTCAAACCGTCGACGCCACGCCAATGTAGTCACACAATCTTCATGATAGTCTTCATCACGCTTGTTTTATCATACTCTCGTCGTCATCTTATTCTCCGCACACTGGTGTCATGCCATAtttgtcattgcgtcgtcgtttTGCAGTCGTTGGCATGAATtggttgtcataccgtcgtcttaACGCCATCGCACTCCTTCCATCGTCGTCATCCTAACTTCGACAACCGATCCTTCGTATGCGGCAGTCGTGAGCCGTTGTCGTCACACATTGATTCATTGAGCTGCCATGACACAACGCATACCTGTGCACACAGAGCACAAATTTTTGAGTGTCAAGGTTGATTGCAAGCTGTACTTTATACCCCACATCAGATATATTAAAAATCAATTGCGAAAAACTATATATATTCTCAAAGTTCTTTCGCGCACAACATTGGCTAGGGATAGGAAGTATCTGATAAACCTGTACAAGAGCGTCACACAGTACCGTACGGATTGTGGTACTCTAGCCTATCACTCCcccgcaccgagcgcgctaaagCTAGTGGACGCTGTTCATCATTTAGGGATCCGCCTGGTgacaggtgccttcaggacagGTCCTGGACCGAGCTTGTGCGTGGAATCAAATTAGTGGTCACTTGAACTGCAAAGTTCATATTGTGATTTGACGTATTTCGTGAAAGCGCATTCGAACCCCGAACATTTTTGCTTCGTAACTGTTAACGACAGGACGTGTACTACGCTGTTTAAGATCGCCCCACATTCAGAGAACACTTCTCGCTGCGTGTTAGgaaacttagtgaagaaatgcgtGTCTCACTTCTAGAACACCATCAGAAGACCCCAGAACAGAGGTTACAGCCGTGGTACTGTCATATCGTAGAATATGACACGACATTTGCAGAAGTCTCGAAGTACCCTCTACAAGGACACATTCGAATACACTGTCTAGAAGGTCAAGCGATGTCCTCATGCGcggaattctacacagatgcatcaaatTTACGTGGGAGTGTGTCCGACGCCGCACTTGGACCATCATTTTTGGAATCAGACGTCCTACACCTACTAAACAGCacctttacggctgaggcctatgcgTCATTGTTGCATGAAATAAATTTAGAAAAGGCAATTGTATATACAGACTCAATTGGCGCACTTAAGGCTTTTATGTCTCTGCGAACGCCCAGAAATCCTGTAATAATAGCACTTTAGTCGCATTTGTTCCCTAGCTATGTAGCTGAACAACGTTTCTTCATGTGCTGACACCCTGGCCACAGAGGCATTTACAataatgtgcttgccgacgaatTATCGACATTTACAGCAGCAAGAACTCGCAACGCTCCCGTACTGTCATGGCAATATATTTGAAACCTTTCCTGCGAAGAAAACTAATAAGTTCTTGGGAACACCTCTGGGATGCTGAAAGTCGAATAAGCTTCCCCTAAATAAACCAACGTTAGAAATTTGGACATCAAAGCAATATCACGGATAGCCGATATGCTCTTAACTCGGTTGAGAATAGGACACAGGTGGGTCACACACAACCATTCGTTGACCATCGATGAACCTCTGATATGTGGTAAATTTAGTGACAGGCTGACCGTCATTCACGTCTTAATGGAGCGTCAAGAAACAGAcgctcaaaagaaaaataaaacacttcCTTCAAGCTTAGAGACAACCTTTTCCTATTCATCGAGCAATGTTCCATCGTAGCGAAGCACTGTTAACCACAAAAACAGTATTAGATTTTTCAGATGAAGTCCGCTTGCTCCACTTTATCATCCCCGAGGACTCGCAGCACGGCTTTTCTTGAAAAGCCGCTTTTGTGATTGTTGCGTTGGTACAGCGCATGCCTTCAGGCTCTTACACTCGAATTGCCCTGATGCAGCAATAGTGCGTCTGATAGTCACATATTTTATGATACCTCCTCTCGATAGCTTATCTTGTATTTTCGTCAAACATGTCAGTGTACGGTCCGTACATCACTGTCATATCTTAGTTAATTGTACATTTTACGCATTTCACAGACAATGCTTTTAGGCCACTGTAAAGCAGCGTTACACATACCACTTGACTTTGAACACTACATGGCATAGAACATACCATTATGTGGCATTCTTTAGCGTTCCGCATCTTTAGCGCCGTTAAACCCCATTAATCATCACCATCAATTACGTACGTAAAGGCTATTGGGTCTTTCGTTTTTACACTCGTATCCCTTAAGTGGCCGGGCTTTAACGAAATATAATCGAGAACATTTTATTAGGCCATATGATCTCATTACATTAACGATGCGTCCATGAGAAACAGCGTTATACAAATCACAATATAGCTTCGCCGAAGCGTAGGGCAGAGCAATCCATCTTGACTCAACGTACAACCGCCAAGAAGCACGTATTGACGACCTCAAAGCATATTCTGTTAGAGCTCTTCTGCATGCTgccttaagagcaagctttagctcgaggcTGACTTCGACCTGCCACTCCAAATagatgtaaaatgcagaaacgctttaaTCTGACTACCAATAGAACCAATTTCAACGCAGTTGATTGAATGTCGCAGTATATGGTGAAACCTGTTAACTCCAGGCACCACAGCATTTCTCCCCAACGATTCAGGACCTCGAATTTTGGAAACTCTCCGCCAAAGAAATCTAATATATATAGAGCCCACGTGGGGCTCGTACAATGTTTACGAGTGTTTTGGAAAAGTTCTACTAAATTTTGGGCATATTACAGAGTCTTGTATAGTAGTGCAATTTTCCTGCTTTTGGTCTATTTTTGAGAGCGTGGTTTACAGAATTCTGATGTTCTTCTTTTAGGGCCAAGTTGGAGTTGTAAACACGAGTTGAAGGTTTAAATGCATTTTAAGTTTTAGGAACCTAAACAAATAGGcgctttcaataaaaaaaattgacttaagaggaagctttggctcgggtgCTCCAATcttaatacatgtaaaaggaaaattcgttcttctcggcaaccactgcaccaaatttgacgacgcttgttgcatttaaaagaaaaacttagaatGTACTGCCTGTTGGTTCTGAATTGGTTATTGtttcattaaaaattggcaaaaatcgaaaattctcAAAAAAcgtaactatcaagtttacaactctaaacctcagcaacgaaaaatgataataaaattctgtgaattacatctaataatacatctaaagcggacaaaattggtctgttacacatgaatctcgaaaaaaaatgtaatatggaaatacagcttttgcagaacttctataaacaacctaacaaattcacttaagatgtaaaatgacatatcgaatttgtccactttaaatgatctaatggatgccatttacagaaccacgGTGTCTGGTCTTGAttcagagctatgaatttgtgaacttcgtatttccattatttttttcaaactgtagAATATTTGAAagtttttttaacaaaattcattccctaaatcgaaatttcgcttccaacagtcactggaatttagctctctctctcaaatgcaacaaattgcacTGAAATCGGTCCCAGGGTTATCtcaaaaaacgcttttgcgttttacatgtatttgaataggccacgtcggagttgtgCTCGAGCCAAAGCTTTCTCTTAATACAGTTAATAgaacttgacttttttttttttaatgcggccAACCTCATCAAAATCGGTGCAGTATTTAAAGAGAAGAACGATATCTCTGTTTCCTTGTACAGATAGAAACCACCGAGTGAAAGCTGCCACCGAAGAAGAGTTCCTTTTATTGTATTGATGGGGGACATAAATACCATGCTCTTGAATATCAACCATGATATTATATAAGCTAAGATGTTCGGTGCGTCAAAGCGTTCAGTCTATTTGGAAATCACGCAGGCTATGTTAGGCAGCGAAAAAAATATTGTAAAAATATCTTCCGCGGGCACACACGCCACATTGAACACGCATCATTGGTTCCTGAAGCAACTGTGCCCACTTTTTTCCGGGCCAGCACAAAATAAAGGACCTTTCGTTAGCCTTGCACACTGGAGTTGGCGTCTGCTTTCACCATAGCACATAAGCCATCTTCCTTGCGAGGCCTCAGCCCTGCCCAACGCTGTCCTTTATGTTTGGCCCCCTTAAAATACCATTAATGCTTCGTAATGCAATTCGCATTGGAAACAACCACCGAGAAATACGATTCCTGGACCAATTATATTCGTCATTCATTTACGCGAACTGAGACCACTGAAGCGAACTCACGTACGTACCTATTGGTTTATCTTGTCTATCTCAATATTTCTTTTATAACCTACAATGAGACGGTCATTTCGTGCTTCGTACTCATTATATTGTCGAGAACGTAACCAGAGGTCCTGGTCAACGCTATGCAAATTTCGCTTTTGCTTTGTCGTGCCATCTTACGCATAAGTATCGGCGTGAGTCCAACAGCCCCCGAAAGTCACTGTTAGTCTTCTCGCGGAGAGGCCGCAATCGCTAAGACCGCTGACGCTGACACTTCCAGCAAATGCCCATCAATTTGGTCTGCGGAAAGAATACGCGAAGAGGAAGTCGTCGCGTCTCCCCAACGTCGGCGCAAGCTGGGGGTCGCACAGTCGGTGTCGACCACGGGCGCTCCGAACCCGGTGTCGGTGCTATTCCAAGTGGTTTTCCACCAAGGAAGCATCGCCGGGATGCTGGAGTCCGATGGTCGACGTGCCGTTATGGTCTACGATGGTGACGACCGTGGCACAGGCATCCCTGTCCACCAGCCTGGCTCCCTCTGAGGGCGTGATGCGCTGGCGCTGTAAACCACCCGCCCGCGGACCCACGGCTGGAACCTGGCGCGGACCCAGCGCTGAATAACTCTCGCAGCTACCGGCTCGGTCATGGCGCGACCCTCGGCGATCCCTATGCAGAACAGAAAGAAACCGAATGAACGTTAAGCAATGTGACGGGTGTATTCTTATTTGATTCATTGCTAATTTGGGGATGAGGCTAGTACATTTCTCATAAAAGCTTGCTAGTGAGACAACTGTATTGCTTATTGGCGCATAATGTTCAGCCGTATGGTGACAAAACAcccacacacacgtacacacgataGTGCGTGACATGCAACTGTATGTTCATTAAAAAAAGCGAcaactttctgttttcttttatcAGATTACTGCATTTAGCGGTACACTGACAACGGCGGCTGTCTTTTCATTTGTATGTACATAAAATAAGATAGAATACAATAAACGGAAGAAAGTGTAATGGCACAAGTGTAGAAATCTGCGAAACGTTGCAGTTGAAAAGTAGGACGTGGACGTCGGAGGTATTTAAGCTTGTTTCAAGCGGGTGCGTAAATGAGGCAACCACTATAGTACAATGtaatgcaatctgaaatacaaAGAAATTCGGAAGACATTAAAACTCTACTTGAAATCACCGTCCACACATTATCCTCTGTACACACCTAAAAGCACGTGGCCTAACGAAATGTATACGGACGTGCTATACGCTTCCTTTGCTGGCGGATATCTTTGCGAGGTTACATAGTGTAACCAGCTAAGAAATTTGAGGTCGAATTTTCACATTGACCCATTGACAATGTTTCACATTGACAAAGTGCCGTTTGCCAACATGTCAAGCAGCAAGATTGGCGGTAATCTCACCTCAGAAACAATCATATCGTAAGGCCTATTTGTGAGTGTGGATCCTGCTCTTGTGGGAAGCATCAGGCATTCCTATCGCCTCGTGCCAGACCATGCCACGGAACTCGCTGACATTCCATCGCTACTCGCATTGATGCTCTTTGGCCATGTctagcccttgcgccattaaacgaCAAACGTCATCATGGCACGGAATAAAGGAAAGGGTTTGACATGTAAATGTGCGTGTCTGTCCTTAAAAAAGGCCGATCTCAAATGAGTCCATGTCGTCGTCATTTATGTGTCGTCGCTAGCTTAGAGTAGGCAAGATACAGTGTAGATAGCACCGCAAAACGTGAAGTTCACCTGTCGCGTCTTTCAACATCTCCTTTCTTTGGTGAGAAATTGAAGCGTCTGCCTTCGGTAGAACCTGTGGCAGTGGAAACTATCGCAACCAAGTGCAGCCATCGAGGGTGCTTGCATGTGCGTCTCACCGCCTCAATGTGCTGCCTACGAACAGCACGCAAAGACATAAGACACCATCTGCACAATGTGGGAGGGACCAGGCCACACTGTGATTTGACCGCGccgtgtaaagaaaaaaaaaacgaatattgATTGTGTCTGGTCTTTGCCACTGGATTGACAAGATGCACGTTACTGGACGTTCTCATATAGGCTCCGAGTACGCGTTATCTCTGCAAATAGGCATCTTGGAATTATCTTGGTGGTATTGTGTTTTGCAATGATTCCACTGGTCGCCTTCATCCCATTCATTACCCCACACTTGAGTGCCATATAGGTGCTCTGCGTGTACTttcataaataaacaaataaattaggATTTAGATAAATATTTTTATACATGAATCAATAGTGTTGTATGGCTCACGCACGTATATTAAGGATATCAGGCACATTCAGGTAAACGTTAATGCACATAATTATCCTGTGGTGGGTCTACGGAACATCTTACTCTTACGCATAATTAAACACATTCCTTTTCGGAATTTATGTTGTTTCAAAAATTGGGTAAACACAGGGTTGCATATTTACCGAGAATTACGGGGcacaaataactttttttttattttctggcaCCTCAAGCTCCGGGATTTTTACGGTAGTCTATCAACCGATTCACAGTCATAATGCGCTCATTATGGGCACAAATGTTTCACTTGCACAAGCGAGATCCCTCACAGGTGCGTATATTGCCAAAAAGAGCTACTGGCAAGTTTATGTGACGAACATATCGATATACCAACTCAAGCTGGAAAACATAATTTGCTCTCTTAAAGATACTATATGAAAAACAACAAACAGAGATCTGCTTAGTGGCGCCCTCTTTATTTTGGTCCCTATATCAACTAAGGGGGGAGAAGAAGGCCCAAATAGTAGAGCACGCATGCATGTTTCACGAGAGACTTGATGTCTTTCATCATTCTACGAGCTTTGTTGACTTGTACAACGCGTTCAATATGTGTCGTAACACGGCATGAGGTTTCCGATACTATATGCGCCCGCTGCTCCATTTGttcaaaaagaaaaggagggCTATATCATCGTGGAGCTTTCTGggacagctttattttttttgtgtgtctgtgtgcagcTCCGCTGTCTCCTACACTAACTGATGCGAGTAAACGATTTCATTTGACATGGGCGTCACAGGCTGTACATGAGTGATCCTTACTCCTTGTGAAGCAGTGGTGGGCGTCGTGTCTGGTGCAACGCAGATGACGGCGGACTCGTCTAGCCAGCGAAAGACATGCTTCCTCCTCGACACTGGTAGGTCGAGTGAGACTGCGAGGTGGTACACTGGGGATCCTGGTTTCCTCCGGGGGCCCACCTTCGCCTAAGCACCACCTGCAGGGTTTAGCTCTTTATTCATTCGTTTATTTACTTTCGTATCCAACACAGATTACTGCAGGAAAGGCGAGGTTTCATGGTTAGAAACGAActaggaaaagaagaaaacgttCATAAACCTAGCCCGTTAACTGAATGCATAGCCAGAAGAGAAGGACCTATTGTAGTGCATAAAGTGTGAAAAAAAGTCGTTAACGTGATCACAGAAGATTCAATATGATAGGGCGACTATTCTGCCTAATATTCAATGCCAATATGCATTCGTTTGGGCGTTAGGAGAAATAAAAAATGGTAACTGTTACGAAAGCGCACTTTTGCATATGCTCGAAAATAGCCGGATTTATGTTTGCGCTGGGAATAGTGTATACATTCAACTGGCCAGCAGAGGAAAATAGGCAGAACAAAAACAGATTGCTTCacaagtttatttatttgtttaatttatgtatttacacatactgcagccccattATTTGGTCCTAGCTAGAGCGGCATGCATGTATCTagagaaacataaaaaaatatcacccGAATGAACTGAAACATAAATGTGAAAGTACACAACAATGTACATACAACCGTATCAAAATATAGCACAGGGCTAGAAAATACTACGACGATTTCAAAAAGAACGTTGTGAGATTATCACTCAACGCGACTAAGCTAAAGGGAACGATAAACGGACTCGCAAAATGCCTTCTGAAGCAGTCCGTGACAATTAGGAGTTAAAAATCCCTGCATTGCTAATAATTTCCACGGGGACTGAACGAACGTGCAGCcatgttttgttttcttgaacTTTGTGGGAAACTCCATGGATCAACCGTACCTTCGGAACACCAAACTCAGCAGCACCAGTACGAGAAGCAGGAAGATGGGCGTCGATGGGAAAAACAGGATCAAGCGGAGAAGGCTGAGCGTGCAGGCAACCAG comes from Dermacentor andersoni chromosome 9, qqDerAnde1_hic_scaffold, whole genome shotgun sequence and encodes:
- the LOC129383954 gene encoding uncharacterized protein, with translation MAAFELIANALTALQDATQALSMSYDGDSVTLVIGNRVYRYTSRTLYLTGIKLARWLVACTLSLLRLILFFPSTPIFLLLVLVLLSLVFRRWCLGEGGPPEETRIPSVPPRSLTRPTSVEEEACLSLARRVRRHLRCTRHDAHHCFTRRIAEGRAMTEPVAARVIQRWVRARFQPWVRGRVVYSASASRPQREPGWWTGMPVPRSSPS